The Clostridia bacterium genome has a window encoding:
- a CDS encoding metallophosphoesterase family protein — MRVALFSDVHGNLTALEAVLNELDRLGPFDRRVCAGDVALFGPSPVEVIERLRDEKINVVRGNTDDWITITAGLPRDDRIAGPAEAPPAESPGDHVRLHVAWCLERLGRDHLAWLNEMPLQLPISPAAGADLLVVHATPESCHASPQLCAPGLPAAEARAVFGRSGVRAAAFGHRHEAFVAPHGDLTLVNVAPVSITMDRAPAAAFTVATWHGDHWTFQQRRVFYDPEPELRRARERDLPHHPWWEALSQS; from the coding sequence AACGAGCTTGACCGCCTGGGGCCGTTCGACCGGCGCGTCTGCGCGGGCGATGTGGCGCTCTTCGGCCCGTCGCCGGTGGAGGTGATCGAGCGCCTGCGAGACGAGAAGATCAACGTCGTGCGCGGCAACACCGACGACTGGATCACGATCACGGCAGGGCTTCCGCGCGACGACCGCATCGCGGGACCCGCGGAGGCGCCTCCAGCCGAATCCCCGGGCGACCACGTCCGCCTGCACGTGGCCTGGTGCCTGGAGCGACTGGGCCGGGACCACCTGGCCTGGCTCAACGAGATGCCACTGCAGCTGCCCATCTCGCCGGCGGCCGGGGCGGACCTGCTCGTCGTCCACGCGACGCCCGAAAGTTGCCACGCCTCGCCGCAGCTGTGCGCTCCCGGCCTGCCCGCGGCCGAGGCCCGCGCGGTCTTCGGTCGATCCGGCGTGCGGGCCGCGGCCTTCGGCCATCGCCACGAGGCGTTCGTCGCGCCCCACGGCGACCTCACGCTGGTGAACGTCGCACCGGTGTCCATCACGATGGACAGGGCGCCCGCGGCGGCGTTCACGGTGGCCACGTGGCACGGCGACCACTGGACGTTCCAGCAGCGGCGTGTCTTCTACGATCCGGAGCCGGAACTGCGCCGGGCCCGCGAGCGCGACCTGCCCCATCACCCGTGGTGGGAGGCCCTGAGCCAGAGCTGA
- a CDS encoding arginine decarboxylase, pyruvoyl-dependent, with protein sequence MLPTPKIVKLAAGAGEGGTKLTAFDKALLTAGIGNLNLIKVSSILPPACEYREEFDVPPGSLTPTAYGALMSDKPGELIAAAVGLGFSHDDYGVIMEFTGYCDRDEAAARVKAMVEEGFAIRGKELKQVIVRSVDHRVERFGAVVAAAVLWY encoded by the coding sequence ATGCTTCCGACACCGAAGATCGTCAAGCTGGCCGCCGGGGCCGGCGAAGGCGGGACCAAGCTCACCGCGTTCGACAAGGCGCTGCTCACGGCCGGCATCGGCAACCTCAACCTCATCAAGGTCAGCAGCATCCTGCCACCTGCGTGCGAGTACCGCGAGGAATTCGACGTGCCCCCCGGCTCGCTCACGCCCACGGCATACGGCGCGCTGATGAGCGACAAGCCGGGCGAGCTGATCGCGGCGGCCGTCGGCCTCGGTTTCTCGCATGACGATTACGGCGTCATCATGGAGTTCACCGGCTACTGCGACCGCGACGAGGCCGCGGCCCGCGTGAAGGCGATGGTCGAGGAAGGTTTCGCCATCCGCGGCAAGGAGCTCAAGCAGGTGATCGTCCGCTCGGTCGATCACCGCGTGGAGCGGTTCGGCGCCGTCGTGGCCGCCGCCGTTCTGTGGTACTGA
- the speE gene encoding polyamine aminopropyltransferase — protein sequence MNTWFTEDQTKNLRISLRVRSILHKERSAYQEIAVYETEEFGRLLTLDDIIMTTEKDEFVYHEMLSHPVLCAHPRPRQVLVVGGGDGGIVREVLKHPSVERVVLAEIDERVIEVSKRYLPTIASALDDPRVDIQVGDGIAYVADHPDAFDVILVDSTDPIGPAVGLFGESFYRSVRRALREGGLFAAQTESPWFNQELLERIHHTLREIFPVTRLYWGAVPTYPGGFWTFSVGSLGPDLDTFDEARAAALDTKYYSPEMHRAALALPPFVRRVLGG from the coding sequence TTGAACACCTGGTTCACCGAGGACCAGACGAAGAATCTCCGTATCAGCCTGCGCGTGCGGTCCATCCTGCATAAGGAGCGCAGCGCCTACCAGGAGATCGCGGTCTACGAGACCGAGGAGTTCGGCCGCCTGCTCACGCTGGACGACATCATCATGACGACGGAGAAGGACGAGTTCGTCTACCACGAGATGCTCAGCCACCCGGTGCTGTGCGCGCACCCGCGGCCGCGCCAGGTGCTGGTCGTCGGCGGCGGGGACGGCGGCATCGTGCGCGAGGTGCTCAAGCACCCGTCCGTGGAGCGGGTCGTGCTGGCGGAGATCGACGAGCGCGTCATCGAGGTGTCGAAGCGGTACCTGCCGACGATCGCCTCGGCGCTCGACGACCCGCGCGTCGACATCCAGGTCGGCGACGGCATCGCGTACGTGGCCGACCACCCGGACGCGTTCGACGTCATCCTCGTCGACTCGACGGATCCCATCGGGCCGGCCGTGGGGCTGTTCGGCGAATCGTTCTACCGCTCCGTGCGCCGCGCCTTGCGCGAAGGGGGCCTCTTCGCGGCGCAGACGGAATCGCCGTGGTTCAACCAGGAGCTGTTGGAGCGCATCCACCATACCCTGCGGGAAATCTTCCCCGTGACGCGGCTGTACTGGGGCGCCGTGCCGACGTACCCAGGCGGTTTCTGGACGTTCTCGGTGGGCTCGCTCGGCCCGGATCTGGACACGTTTGACGAAGCGCGCGCGGCGGCGCTGGACACGAAGTACTACTCGCCCGAGATGCACCGCGCGGCGCTGGCGTTGCCGCCGTTCGTGCGGCGGGTGCTCGGCGGATGA
- the speB gene encoding agmatinase yields MTVHERLESAGVFMAAGAWDRARVGLFGIPMDATTSYRPGARFGPARIREASYGLEEYSLALGRSLDEVPFADLGDVTLPLGDVPSSLEAIEAVAGAVWDAGRRPIAIGGEHLVSLPLVRAAFARYPELAVVQFDAHADLREDYLGVRLSHACVMRRIAEFVPPSRLVQLGIRSATREEAAFAREHTRFHPLRVAAAVEEAVAGLRGRPVYVTIDVDVLDPAYAPGTGTPEPGGIAPQELFDALRALESLDVVGADVVEVAPTLDPTDTTAVLGAKIVRELLLTCFYR; encoded by the coding sequence ATGACCGTCCACGAACGTCTGGAGAGCGCCGGCGTCTTCATGGCGGCCGGCGCGTGGGACAGGGCGCGCGTGGGCCTGTTCGGCATCCCGATGGACGCGACGACCAGCTACCGGCCCGGCGCCCGCTTCGGGCCGGCCCGCATCCGCGAGGCGTCCTACGGGCTTGAGGAATACAGCCTCGCGCTGGGGCGATCGCTCGACGAGGTCCCGTTCGCCGACCTCGGCGACGTGACGCTCCCGCTCGGCGACGTCCCCTCCAGCCTGGAGGCGATCGAGGCGGTCGCCGGTGCCGTGTGGGACGCCGGCCGGCGGCCCATCGCCATCGGCGGCGAGCACCTCGTGAGCCTACCCCTCGTGCGCGCGGCGTTCGCGCGGTACCCGGAACTGGCCGTCGTCCAGTTCGATGCTCACGCGGACCTGCGGGAAGACTACCTCGGCGTCCGGCTGTCCCACGCGTGCGTGATGCGCCGGATCGCGGAGTTCGTGCCGCCGTCGCGCCTCGTGCAGCTGGGGATCCGCTCCGCCACGCGGGAGGAGGCGGCGTTTGCTCGGGAGCACACGCGCTTCCACCCGCTGCGGGTGGCGGCGGCGGTGGAGGAGGCGGTCGCCGGGCTGCGCGGCCGCCCCGTGTACGTGACCATCGACGTCGACGTGCTCGATCCGGCCTACGCGCCGGGGACGGGCACGCCGGAGCCGGGCGGGATCGCGCCGCAGGAGCTGTTTGACGCGCTCCGCGCCCTGGAGTCGCTGGACGTGGTGGGCGCGGACGTCGTCGAGGTGGCGCCCACGCTCGATCCCACCGACACGACGGCCGTGCTCGGCGCGAAGATCGTGCGCGAGCTGCTTCTCACCTGCTTCTATCGTTGA
- a CDS encoding arginine--tRNA ligase, translating to MQARLAARVESAVERAVAEGDLPPLEERPEFRVEVPNDRSHGDFATNAALALARPARLNPREIAQAIVRRLPLEPPVADVSIAGPGFINFRLSPSWLDPVARLARRPDWGDNAAGQGRRILVEFVSANPTGPLNLVNARSAAYGDALCRVLAASGYRVEREYYVNDAGNQFQRFADTVRVRYQQAIEGREDVELPEGAYPGEYVIDYVKAGVEALGGREAVAAMPEEERVERLARWAVDRIIDEAREVLARYRVRFDRWMRESELRERGVADAVYERLVASGHTYEQDGAVWLRTTAFGDDKDRVLRRADGSFTYIVPDIAYHADKLERCDIALDILGQDHHGYVPRLRAALAALGYDTSRLEVLINQMVHLVRGGERVRMSKRRGEFVTMEEFLAEVDVDAARYFFAARALDSTMEFDLDLANLRSSENPVYYVQYAHARIASLLERAAEAGAWPVADEAGVAARFSYAEPAERALLWEIARFPEEVAQAAELRAPHRLAAYARELAAAYHVFYTDCRVLGEDPTVQAARLLLSDATRNTLARCLDLLGVTAPERM from the coding sequence ATGCAAGCGCGGCTGGCCGCCCGCGTGGAAAGCGCCGTCGAGCGCGCCGTGGCGGAAGGCGACCTGCCTCCGTTGGAGGAGCGGCCGGAATTCCGCGTGGAGGTGCCCAACGACCGCAGCCACGGCGACTTCGCCACGAACGCGGCGCTCGCCCTGGCCCGTCCCGCGCGGCTCAATCCTCGGGAGATCGCCCAGGCCATCGTCCGCCGGCTCCCGCTGGAGCCGCCGGTCGCCGACGTGTCCATCGCCGGTCCGGGCTTCATCAACTTCCGCCTGTCGCCGTCGTGGCTGGACCCCGTCGCGCGGCTGGCCCGCCGCCCGGACTGGGGCGACAACGCCGCGGGGCAGGGGCGGCGCATCCTCGTGGAGTTCGTGAGCGCGAACCCGACCGGGCCGCTCAACCTCGTGAACGCCCGCTCGGCCGCCTACGGCGACGCCCTGTGCCGGGTGCTCGCGGCGTCCGGTTACCGGGTCGAGCGCGAGTATTATGTCAACGACGCCGGCAACCAGTTCCAGCGCTTCGCCGACACCGTGCGGGTGCGTTACCAGCAGGCCATCGAAGGCCGCGAGGACGTCGAGCTTCCGGAAGGCGCCTACCCCGGCGAGTACGTCATCGACTACGTCAAGGCCGGGGTGGAGGCGCTGGGCGGCCGGGAGGCCGTCGCCGCCATGCCGGAGGAGGAACGTGTCGAGCGGTTGGCCCGCTGGGCCGTCGACCGCATCATCGACGAGGCGAGGGAGGTGCTGGCGCGCTATCGCGTCCGCTTCGACCGCTGGATGCGGGAGAGCGAGTTGCGGGAGCGCGGCGTCGCCGACGCGGTGTACGAGCGCCTCGTGGCCAGCGGCCACACGTACGAGCAGGACGGGGCCGTCTGGCTGCGGACGACGGCCTTCGGCGACGACAAGGACCGCGTGCTGCGTCGCGCCGACGGATCCTTCACGTACATCGTGCCGGACATCGCGTACCACGCCGACAAGCTGGAGCGCTGCGACATCGCCCTCGACATCCTGGGGCAGGACCACCACGGGTACGTGCCGCGGCTGCGCGCCGCCCTGGCCGCGCTCGGCTACGACACTTCCCGTCTTGAAGTGCTCATCAACCAGATGGTGCACCTCGTGCGGGGCGGCGAGCGCGTGCGCATGTCCAAGCGCCGCGGCGAGTTCGTCACCATGGAGGAATTCCTCGCCGAGGTCGACGTCGACGCGGCCCGTTACTTCTTCGCCGCGCGCGCGCTGGACTCCACCATGGAGTTCGACCTCGACCTCGCCAACCTGCGCAGCAGCGAGAACCCGGTGTACTACGTGCAGTACGCCCACGCGCGCATCGCCAGTCTCCTGGAGCGCGCGGCGGAGGCCGGCGCCTGGCCCGTCGCGGACGAGGCCGGCGTGGCCGCCCGGTTCTCGTATGCGGAGCCGGCTGAACGCGCGTTGCTGTGGGAGATCGCGCGCTTCCCGGAGGAGGTGGCGCAGGCCGCCGAGCTGCGCGCGCCTCACCGTCTCGCCGCCTACGCCCGCGAGCTGGCGGCCGCGTACCACGTCTTCTACACGGACTGCCGAGTGCTGGGAGAAGATCCGACCGTCCAAGCGGCGCGACTCCTCTTGAGCGACGCCACGCGCAACACGCTCGCCCGCTGCCTGGACCTCTTGGGCGTCACGGCGCCGGAGCGCATGTAG